The uncultured Desulfobulbus sp. genome window below encodes:
- a CDS encoding acyltransferase: protein MFLKSFEYYRGIAIVLIITGHCYWISDWSFTSYPERVLANIITGGTSLFVFISGFLFHQVFYPRFRYTRFMQKKLMKVFVPYVLWSALALLLTFADHIPFPGGFVGPTTSFWDQYLQPIFLSMITGGHFLAYWYIPFIMIIFLLSPLFIGFIELRRQTQILITLLLLCLAALIQRPVNNILVIQSVLFFTPVYLFGMLCSMNRDWIYETLGPKIWWLGAGVLMLSLIQSSYYMGAGNYHKPLFMFHGIDINLLQKFLLCLLAMLVLHRFENRESRILSNLAGSSFALFFIHGWVIKVVTLYKISHPYTGGLWLLPFMTCLVILCSYGVALGIKTLFPKHSSQLIGW, encoded by the coding sequence ATGTTTCTGAAATCCTTTGAATACTATCGTGGCATTGCCATTGTACTTATCATTACCGGTCACTGTTACTGGATAAGCGACTGGAGCTTTACAAGCTATCCTGAGCGAGTCCTTGCCAACATCATTACCGGGGGCACTTCGCTCTTTGTTTTTATCTCCGGTTTTCTCTTTCATCAGGTCTTTTACCCGCGGTTTCGCTATACCCGTTTCATGCAAAAAAAGCTGATGAAGGTGTTTGTGCCCTATGTGTTGTGGTCAGCTTTGGCCCTACTCCTCACCTTTGCCGATCATATTCCCTTTCCAGGTGGCTTTGTCGGCCCGACAACCTCTTTCTGGGATCAGTACCTGCAACCGATTTTCTTGAGCATGATCACCGGCGGTCATTTCCTGGCCTACTGGTATATTCCTTTTATTATGATCATATTTCTGCTCTCTCCCCTGTTTATCGGTTTTATTGAGTTGAGACGGCAGACACAGATCCTGATCACCCTCCTCTTGCTTTGTCTGGCAGCCTTGATTCAGCGACCGGTAAACAATATCCTGGTCATTCAGTCGGTACTCTTTTTTACTCCGGTCTACCTTTTTGGGATGCTTTGTTCGATGAACCGGGACTGGATCTACGAGACGTTGGGGCCTAAAATCTGGTGGCTGGGAGCAGGCGTGCTTATGCTGTCTCTCATTCAAAGCAGTTACTACATGGGGGCGGGTAATTATCACAAACCGCTTTTTATGTTCCACGGGATAGATATCAACCTGCTGCAGAAATTTCTTTTATGCCTGTTGGCCATGCTGGTCCTGCACCGTTTTGAAAACAGAGAAAGTCGCATCCTCTCCAACCTGGCAGGTTCCAGTTTTGCTCTCTTTTTCATTCATGGCTGGGTCATCAAGGTGGTCACCCTGTATAAAATCAGCCATCCCTATACAGGTGGGCTGTGGTTATTGCCGTTTATGACCTGCCTGGTCATCTTGTGTTCCTACGGCGTTGCCCTGGGGATCAAAACGCTCTTTCCAAAGCATAGCTCGCAATTGATTGGCTGGTAA
- a CDS encoding sirohydrochlorin cobaltochelatase → MKITAVVRKTLLLAMAALIGFCLQSVPAQAGHHGKNKEAKKAILLVTFGTSVERAQKSFDTIDKEVKAAFPKTEIRWAYTSKIIRHKLAKEGKMIDSPEMALARLMDDGYTHVAVQSLHMIPGAEFHEIITNANLFAQMADGFKALRVSMPLLINDAAMQQTLDIISEQLVPKERTADEAVVLMGHGTHHTSDAIYSAMMYKAQKMDPNMYVGTVEGHPTFEEVRDALVAKKIKKVYLIPLMTVAGDHAMNDMAGDEPDSWKSQLAAVGIQSVPVMKGLGELKAIDAMWIEHLKMSMGPKKHH, encoded by the coding sequence ATGAAAATTACTGCAGTTGTCAGAAAAACACTGCTACTGGCCATGGCAGCACTGATCGGGTTCTGTCTCCAGAGCGTTCCTGCCCAGGCAGGCCATCATGGCAAAAATAAAGAAGCCAAAAAGGCTATCCTGCTGGTTACCTTCGGCACCAGTGTGGAGCGGGCCCAAAAGTCTTTTGACACCATTGATAAAGAGGTGAAGGCAGCCTTCCCGAAAACTGAGATTCGTTGGGCCTATACATCGAAGATCATTCGCCATAAGCTGGCCAAAGAGGGGAAAATGATCGACTCTCCCGAGATGGCTTTGGCTCGTCTTATGGATGATGGTTATACCCATGTGGCGGTGCAGTCACTGCACATGATCCCCGGTGCTGAGTTTCATGAAATCATAACCAATGCCAATCTCTTTGCTCAGATGGCAGACGGATTCAAGGCCCTGCGTGTTTCTATGCCGCTTTTGATTAACGATGCGGCCATGCAACAGACCTTGGATATTATCTCAGAGCAGTTGGTGCCCAAAGAGCGTACAGCTGATGAGGCGGTTGTGCTCATGGGGCATGGCACGCACCACACCAGCGACGCAATCTACAGCGCCATGATGTACAAGGCCCAGAAGATGGATCCCAATATGTACGTGGGCACTGTTGAAGGACATCCGACCTTTGAAGAGGTGCGGGATGCCCTGGTTGCCAAAAAAATCAAGAAGGTCTATCTGATTCCCTTGATGACCGTTGCCGGTGATCATGCAATGAACGATATGGCAGGTGACGAGCCCGATTCATGGAAGAGCCAGCTGGCTGCAGTGGGCATTCAATCAGTGCCTGTGATGAAAGGTCTGGGCGAGCTGAAAGCCATTGATGCCATGTGGATTGAGCACCTGAAAATGAGCATGGGGCCCAAGAAACACCATTGA